A region from the Lycium barbarum isolate Lr01 chromosome 8, ASM1917538v2, whole genome shotgun sequence genome encodes:
- the LOC132606395 gene encoding uncharacterized protein LOC132606395 isoform X6 — translation MMEVPWRSSRRSFNLARFTFLFFTLEHQKLVLFWDFKVERKRVQRSVVSVVAFLCRWEQIDRVCNTSWTQWGGASILNWGYSLLPTSLPLYCGWPVLVAATIALLISRTRSFGNSRPTFQGGG, via the exons ATGATGGAAGTTCCATGGAGGAGTTCAAGACGCTCATTCAACCTTGCACGCTTTACTTTCTTGTTCTTTACACTAGAACATCAAAAGCTAGTACTATTTTGGGACTTTAAG GTTGAACGCAAAAGGGTGCAGAGAAGTGTGGTGTCTGTGGTGGCATTCCTTTGCAGATGG GAACAAATTGATCGAGTCTGCAACACCAGTTGGACCCAATG gggcggagctagcatACTAAATTGGGGATATAGCTTGTTGCCGACTAGTTTACCACTGTACTGTGGATGGCCAGTTCTTGTTGCTGCAACCATTGCTCTTCTTATATCGAGAACTA ggtctttcggaaacagccgccctacctttcaaggtgggggttag
- the LOC132606395 gene encoding uncharacterized protein LOC132606395 isoform X2, protein MMEVPWRSSRRSFNLARFTFLFFTLEHQKLVLFWDFKVERKRVQRSVVSVVAFLCRWEQIDRVCNTSWTQWVFRKQPPYLSRWGLGLRTLYPPQTSHDGILLACCCCCCSGGHTIWSLKISLLEDSNMMKSWEH, encoded by the exons ATGATGGAAGTTCCATGGAGGAGTTCAAGACGCTCATTCAACCTTGCACGCTTTACTTTCTTGTTCTTTACACTAGAACATCAAAAGCTAGTACTATTTTGGGACTTTAAG GTTGAACGCAAAAGGGTGCAGAGAAGTGTGGTGTCTGTGGTGGCATTCCTTTGCAGATGG GAACAAATTGATCGAGTCTGCAACACCAGTTGGACCCAATG ggtctttcggaaacagccgccctacctttcaaggtgggggttaggtctgcgtacactctaccctccccagacctcacatgaTGGGATTCTActggcttgttgttgttgttgttgctcggGAG gTCATACAATATGGAGTTTGAAAATTTCGCTTTTGGAAGATTCCAATATGATGAAGAGTTGGGAACATTAA
- the LOC132606395 gene encoding uncharacterized protein LOC132606395 isoform X3, translating to MMEVPWRSSRRSFNLARFTFLFFTLEHQKLVLFWDFKVERKRVQRSVVSVVAFLCRWEQIDRVCNTSWTQWGGASILNWGYSLLPTSLPLYCGWPVLVAATIALLISRTSHTIWSLKISLLEDSNMMKSWEH from the exons ATGATGGAAGTTCCATGGAGGAGTTCAAGACGCTCATTCAACCTTGCACGCTTTACTTTCTTGTTCTTTACACTAGAACATCAAAAGCTAGTACTATTTTGGGACTTTAAG GTTGAACGCAAAAGGGTGCAGAGAAGTGTGGTGTCTGTGGTGGCATTCCTTTGCAGATGG GAACAAATTGATCGAGTCTGCAACACCAGTTGGACCCAATG gggcggagctagcatACTAAATTGGGGATATAGCTTGTTGCCGACTAGTTTACCACTGTACTGTGGATGGCCAGTTCTTGTTGCTGCAACCATTGCTCTTCTTATATCGAGAACTA gTCATACAATATGGAGTTTGAAAATTTCGCTTTTGGAAGATTCCAATATGATGAAGAGTTGGGAACATTAA
- the LOC132606395 gene encoding uncharacterized protein LOC132606395 isoform X10, translated as MLSRIFVERKRVQRSVVSVVAFLCRWEQIDRVCNTSWTQWGGASILNWGYSLLPTSLPLYCGWPVLVAATIALLISRTTKGLSETAALPFKVGVRSAYTLPSPDLT; from the exons GTTGAACGCAAAAGGGTGCAGAGAAGTGTGGTGTCTGTGGTGGCATTCCTTTGCAGATGG GAACAAATTGATCGAGTCTGCAACACCAGTTGGACCCAATG gggcggagctagcatACTAAATTGGGGATATAGCTTGTTGCCGACTAGTTTACCACTGTACTGTGGATGGCCAGTTCTTGTTGCTGCAACCATTGCTCTTCTTATATCGAGAACTA ccaagggtctttcggaaacagccgccctacctttcaaggtgggggttaggtctgcgtacactctaccctccccagacctcacatga
- the LOC132606395 gene encoding uncharacterized protein LOC132606395 isoform X11, whose protein sequence is MLSRIFVERKRVQRSVVSVVAFLCRWEQIDRVCNTSWTQWVFRKQPPYLSRWGLGLRTLYPPQTSHDGILLACCCCCCSGGHTIWSLKISLLEDSNMMKSWEH, encoded by the exons GTTGAACGCAAAAGGGTGCAGAGAAGTGTGGTGTCTGTGGTGGCATTCCTTTGCAGATGG GAACAAATTGATCGAGTCTGCAACACCAGTTGGACCCAATG ggtctttcggaaacagccgccctacctttcaaggtgggggttaggtctgcgtacactctaccctccccagacctcacatgaTGGGATTCTActggcttgttgttgttgttgttgctcggGAG gTCATACAATATGGAGTTTGAAAATTTCGCTTTTGGAAGATTCCAATATGATGAAGAGTTGGGAACATTAA
- the LOC132606395 gene encoding uncharacterized protein LOC132606395 isoform X5, whose translation MMEVPWRSSRRSFNLARFTFLFFTLEHQKLVERKRVQRSVVSVVAFLCRWEQIDRVCNTSWTQWGGASILNWGYSLLPTSLPLYCGWPVLVAATIALLISRTTKGLSETAALPFKVGVRSAYTLPSPDLT comes from the exons ATGATGGAAGTTCCATGGAGGAGTTCAAGACGCTCATTCAACCTTGCACGCTTTACTTTCTTGTTCTTTACACTAGAACATCAAAAGCTA GTTGAACGCAAAAGGGTGCAGAGAAGTGTGGTGTCTGTGGTGGCATTCCTTTGCAGATGG GAACAAATTGATCGAGTCTGCAACACCAGTTGGACCCAATG gggcggagctagcatACTAAATTGGGGATATAGCTTGTTGCCGACTAGTTTACCACTGTACTGTGGATGGCCAGTTCTTGTTGCTGCAACCATTGCTCTTCTTATATCGAGAACTA ccaagggtctttcggaaacagccgccctacctttcaaggtgggggttaggtctgcgtacactctaccctccccagacctcacatga
- the LOC132606395 gene encoding uncharacterized protein LOC132606395 isoform X1 — protein MMEVPWRSSRRSFNLARFTFLFFTLEHQKLVLFWDFKVERKRVQRSVVSVVAFLCRWEQIDRVCNTSWTQWGGASILNWGYSLLPTSLPLYCGWPVLVAATIALLISRTTKGLSETAALPFKVGVRSAYTLPSPDLT, from the exons ATGATGGAAGTTCCATGGAGGAGTTCAAGACGCTCATTCAACCTTGCACGCTTTACTTTCTTGTTCTTTACACTAGAACATCAAAAGCTAGTACTATTTTGGGACTTTAAG GTTGAACGCAAAAGGGTGCAGAGAAGTGTGGTGTCTGTGGTGGCATTCCTTTGCAGATGG GAACAAATTGATCGAGTCTGCAACACCAGTTGGACCCAATG gggcggagctagcatACTAAATTGGGGATATAGCTTGTTGCCGACTAGTTTACCACTGTACTGTGGATGGCCAGTTCTTGTTGCTGCAACCATTGCTCTTCTTATATCGAGAACTA ccaagggtctttcggaaacagccgccctacctttcaaggtgggggttaggtctgcgtacactctaccctccccagacctcacatga
- the LOC132606395 gene encoding uncharacterized protein LOC132606395 isoform X4: protein MMEVPWRSSRRSFNLARFTFLFFTLEHQKLVLFWDFKVERKRVQRSVVSVVAFLCRWEQIDRVCNTSWTQWSYNMEFENFAFGRFQYDEELGTLIDKISYIMTLVIYFKQYHFIFLSCDINILDYYFFLFV from the exons ATGATGGAAGTTCCATGGAGGAGTTCAAGACGCTCATTCAACCTTGCACGCTTTACTTTCTTGTTCTTTACACTAGAACATCAAAAGCTAGTACTATTTTGGGACTTTAAG GTTGAACGCAAAAGGGTGCAGAGAAGTGTGGTGTCTGTGGTGGCATTCCTTTGCAGATGG GAACAAATTGATCGAGTCTGCAACACCAGTTGGACCCAATG gTCATACAATATGGAGTTTGAAAATTTCGCTTTTGGAAGATTCCAATATGATGAAGAGTTGGGAACATTAATTGATAAGATTAGTTATATAATGACATTAGTTATTTATTTCAAACaatatcattttatttttttaagttgTGACATTAATATTTTGGATTATTACTTCTTTTTGTTTGTTTAG